A window of the Diabrotica undecimpunctata isolate CICGRU chromosome 1, icDiaUnde3, whole genome shotgun sequence genome harbors these coding sequences:
- the NTPase gene encoding nucleoside diphosphate phosphatase ENTPD5 isoform X1 yields MTNAELRKRKNKQHNDRPKKGPSKKKKEAGISMHVSLLCLILSGTVFTVFIILYTDQLPWFMAHRAVDSFAKKFLGSHKPVYAVVMDAGSTGSRVLAYSFHESYFGNHLILDKELFEYTKPGLSSFAKEPEKGAQTIAKLLEHAKQEIPGEYWSKTPLVLKATAGLRMLPIHQAEKLLESVKDVFKTMPFLTNENSVEIMDGTDEGVFSWFTVNFLLERLNGDPANSVAALDLGGGSTQVTFAAMTPASLKESDFLQQVASPRGSIPVYTNSFAGLGLMAARHAMITLNQPDAVNVTSECVNPIIKKKKFLYHGKEYSVSGLQENYPTSKVRGTNTQIGETVPIVSFQDCSKLITDYVKSKASPPHELPLKTIFAFSYYFDRATEAGLIDEATGGNILIKDFKGAAEKACHEANAEQPFMCLDLTFIWSLLEHGFGLKPETKIFLHKKINGHEISWALGAAYEVLRGKQTVR; encoded by the exons atgACTAACGCAGAATTGCGTAAAAGAAAG AATAAACAGCACAATGATAGGCCAAAGAAAGGGCCatcaaagaagaagaaagaagctGGTATATCGATGCATGTATCACTGTTGTGTTTAATTTTAAGTGGAACTGTTTTTACAGTATTTATAA tTTTATACACTGATCAATTACCATGGTTTATGGCACATAGGGCTGTTGATAGCTTTGCAAAGAAATTTTTAGGTAGTCACAAGCCAGTTTATGCAGTGGTAATGGATGCTGGGAGCACAGGGTCTAGGGTTTTAGCATACTCATTTCACGAATCCTATTTTG GAAATCATTTAATATTAGATAAGGAACTATTTGAATATACAAAACCGGGGCTCTCTTCATTTGCTAAAGAACCTGAAAAA GGTGCCCAAACTATAGCCAAACTTTTAGAACACGCCAAACAGGAGATTCCTGGCGAGTATTGGTCCAAAACGCCCCTAGTATTAAAAGCAACGGCAGGATTGAGGATGCTACCTATCCATCAAGCAGAAAAGTTACTGGAATCAGTAAAAGACGTGTTCAAAACGATGCCGTTTTTGACAAATGAAAACTCCGTAGAAATTATGGATGGTACTGATGAAGGAGTGTTTTCGTGGTTTACTGTCAACTTTTTGTTAG AAAGGTTAAATGGAGATCCAGCCAATAGCGTCGCGGCCTTAGACTTGGGTGGCGGTTCAACTCAAGTCACCTTTGCAGCGATGACTCCAGCAAGTCTTAAAGAAAGCGACTTTCTTCAGCAG GTGGCGTCACCAAGAGGTTCTATTCCAGTCTACACAAACAGTTTTGCTGGCTTAGGACTAATGGCAGCTAGACATGCCATGATTACATTAAATCAACCAGATGCTGTGAACGTAACCAGCGAATGTGTAAATCCAATAATTAAGAAGAAAAAATTCCTTTATCACG GTAAGGAATATTCCGTTTCGGGTCTACAAGAAAACTATCCTACTTCAAAAGTCAGGGGTACCAATACTCAAATCGGTGAAACAGTTCCTATTGTAAGTTTTCAGGATTGTTCAAAGCTAATTACGGACTATGTAAAGAGCAAAGCTAGTCCCCCACATGAATTACCTCTAAAAACTATTTTTGCATTTAGTTACTACTTTGATAGAGCCACGGAAGCGGGACTGATAG ATGAAGCAACTGGTGGTAATATACTAATAAAAGATTTCAAAGGAGCAGCTGAAAAAG caTGTCATGAAGCTAATGCAGAACAACCGTTTATGTGCCTCGATCTAACGTTTATCTGGTCACTTCTGGAACACGGATTTGGTTTAAAACCTGAAACTAAAATATTT TTACACAAAAAGATCAACGGACACGAAATATCATGGGCACTGGGTGCTGCTTACGAAGTTCTTAGAGGAAAACAAACAGTCCGATAG
- the NTPase gene encoding nucleoside diphosphate phosphatase ENTPD5 isoform X2: MTDMYYLPNKQHNDRPKKGPSKKKKEAGISMHVSLLCLILSGTVFTVFIILYTDQLPWFMAHRAVDSFAKKFLGSHKPVYAVVMDAGSTGSRVLAYSFHESYFGNHLILDKELFEYTKPGLSSFAKEPEKGAQTIAKLLEHAKQEIPGEYWSKTPLVLKATAGLRMLPIHQAEKLLESVKDVFKTMPFLTNENSVEIMDGTDEGVFSWFTVNFLLERLNGDPANSVAALDLGGGSTQVTFAAMTPASLKESDFLQQVASPRGSIPVYTNSFAGLGLMAARHAMITLNQPDAVNVTSECVNPIIKKKKFLYHGKEYSVSGLQENYPTSKVRGTNTQIGETVPIVSFQDCSKLITDYVKSKASPPHELPLKTIFAFSYYFDRATEAGLIDEATGGNILIKDFKGAAEKACHEANAEQPFMCLDLTFIWSLLEHGFGLKPETKIFLHKKINGHEISWALGAAYEVLRGKQTVR; encoded by the exons atgaCTGATATGTATTATTTACCT AATAAACAGCACAATGATAGGCCAAAGAAAGGGCCatcaaagaagaagaaagaagctGGTATATCGATGCATGTATCACTGTTGTGTTTAATTTTAAGTGGAACTGTTTTTACAGTATTTATAA tTTTATACACTGATCAATTACCATGGTTTATGGCACATAGGGCTGTTGATAGCTTTGCAAAGAAATTTTTAGGTAGTCACAAGCCAGTTTATGCAGTGGTAATGGATGCTGGGAGCACAGGGTCTAGGGTTTTAGCATACTCATTTCACGAATCCTATTTTG GAAATCATTTAATATTAGATAAGGAACTATTTGAATATACAAAACCGGGGCTCTCTTCATTTGCTAAAGAACCTGAAAAA GGTGCCCAAACTATAGCCAAACTTTTAGAACACGCCAAACAGGAGATTCCTGGCGAGTATTGGTCCAAAACGCCCCTAGTATTAAAAGCAACGGCAGGATTGAGGATGCTACCTATCCATCAAGCAGAAAAGTTACTGGAATCAGTAAAAGACGTGTTCAAAACGATGCCGTTTTTGACAAATGAAAACTCCGTAGAAATTATGGATGGTACTGATGAAGGAGTGTTTTCGTGGTTTACTGTCAACTTTTTGTTAG AAAGGTTAAATGGAGATCCAGCCAATAGCGTCGCGGCCTTAGACTTGGGTGGCGGTTCAACTCAAGTCACCTTTGCAGCGATGACTCCAGCAAGTCTTAAAGAAAGCGACTTTCTTCAGCAG GTGGCGTCACCAAGAGGTTCTATTCCAGTCTACACAAACAGTTTTGCTGGCTTAGGACTAATGGCAGCTAGACATGCCATGATTACATTAAATCAACCAGATGCTGTGAACGTAACCAGCGAATGTGTAAATCCAATAATTAAGAAGAAAAAATTCCTTTATCACG GTAAGGAATATTCCGTTTCGGGTCTACAAGAAAACTATCCTACTTCAAAAGTCAGGGGTACCAATACTCAAATCGGTGAAACAGTTCCTATTGTAAGTTTTCAGGATTGTTCAAAGCTAATTACGGACTATGTAAAGAGCAAAGCTAGTCCCCCACATGAATTACCTCTAAAAACTATTTTTGCATTTAGTTACTACTTTGATAGAGCCACGGAAGCGGGACTGATAG ATGAAGCAACTGGTGGTAATATACTAATAAAAGATTTCAAAGGAGCAGCTGAAAAAG caTGTCATGAAGCTAATGCAGAACAACCGTTTATGTGCCTCGATCTAACGTTTATCTGGTCACTTCTGGAACACGGATTTGGTTTAAAACCTGAAACTAAAATATTT TTACACAAAAAGATCAACGGACACGAAATATCATGGGCACTGGGTGCTGCTTACGAAGTTCTTAGAGGAAAACAAACAGTCCGATAG